Proteins encoded by one window of Anderseniella sp. Alg231-50:
- a CDS encoding molybdopterin-dependent oxidoreductase codes for MASEPKVDLNLKTWDEVKTTTCYMCACRCGIKVYLKDGTVKYIEGNRDHPVNKGVLCGKGSAGIMQHYSPARLTKPLLRVGPRGSGEFREVEWDEALRTATTWLSEVRSTDPKKLALFTGRDQSQALTGWWASQFGTPNFAAHGGFCSVNMAAAGLYTFGGSFWEFGEPDWDRTKYFLLFGVAEDHASNPIKTGLGKLKKNGAKIVSINPVKSGYSAIADEWVGIRPGTDGLFVGALVHQLLKAGKIDLDYLARYTNAGHLVIRDPGAADDGLIARDRYGKILVLDAKSKKPVTVDKADQVALHGEVKLPGKTKRIGVPSFQFVAERYLSDEYSAEKAATHCGIEAATIERIAGELAHAAFEQAFELDVAWTDTHGNKHDKMTGRPVSMHAMRGISAHSNGFHTCRSIHILQILLGTIDVPGGFLYKPPFPKAAPPGLRPAGKVGEVNPLKPLPGPPLGFVAGPEDLLVNDDGSPRRIDKAYSWDAPIAAHGLMHTVITNAANKDPYGIDVLFMYMANMGWNSSMNTTGIMEHLTKIDEETGDYVIPKFIYSDAYYSETVAYADLILPDTTYLERWDCISMLDRPISEPHGPADSIRRPVVEPDRDVRPFQTVMLDLGARLGLPGMVKEDMTPKYPGGYSDYIVNHERGPGIGPLAGFRGADGSKQGTGEVNPNQLDDYIKNGCFWKYELPEHMRYYRMANKDYLEWAQGFGFNPNANQIMFSLYSETMQKFRQAARGHGDVVPPQVHRRRVESFFDPVPMWYAPFEEAMTDAREFPMHAITQRPMAMYHSWGSQNAWLRQILGRNWLYMERGRAKKLGMKDGDWVHVTSHHGRIKVQLKLMDGVNPDTVWTWNAIGKRSGAWNLDKNAPEAKKGFLLNHIISDLLPARGDGYRYSNSDPVTGQAAWYDLRVRVEKADGAEMTEPQFEATKRPPGLFKAAMKIGSRALRGARS; via the coding sequence ATGGCCAGCGAGCCCAAAGTCGATCTCAACCTGAAGACCTGGGATGAGGTGAAAACCACCACATGTTACATGTGCGCCTGCCGCTGTGGCATCAAGGTCTACCTGAAAGACGGAACGGTCAAATACATTGAGGGAAACCGCGACCATCCGGTGAACAAGGGTGTTTTGTGCGGCAAGGGCTCTGCCGGCATCATGCAGCATTATTCACCGGCCCGCCTGACCAAGCCGCTGCTGCGGGTTGGCCCGCGCGGCTCTGGTGAATTCCGCGAGGTTGAATGGGACGAAGCACTGAGGACGGCAACCACCTGGTTGTCCGAGGTTCGCTCGACCGATCCTAAAAAACTGGCGCTGTTTACCGGGCGCGATCAGTCACAGGCACTCACCGGCTGGTGGGCAAGCCAGTTCGGCACCCCGAATTTTGCCGCCCATGGCGGGTTTTGTTCGGTGAACATGGCGGCCGCTGGCCTGTATACGTTTGGCGGCTCGTTCTGGGAGTTTGGTGAACCCGACTGGGATCGCACCAAGTACTTCCTGCTGTTCGGTGTCGCCGAGGACCACGCCTCCAACCCGATCAAGACCGGCCTTGGCAAGTTGAAGAAGAACGGCGCCAAGATCGTATCGATCAATCCGGTGAAATCGGGGTATTCCGCCATTGCAGATGAATGGGTCGGCATTCGCCCCGGCACCGACGGACTGTTTGTCGGTGCGCTGGTGCACCAGTTGCTCAAGGCAGGCAAGATCGACCTCGACTACCTGGCCCGCTATACCAATGCCGGTCACCTGGTCATCCGTGATCCCGGCGCGGCAGACGACGGCCTGATCGCACGCGACCGCTATGGCAAGATACTGGTGCTGGATGCGAAGTCCAAAAAGCCCGTGACCGTCGACAAGGCAGACCAGGTGGCGCTGCACGGCGAAGTGAAACTGCCCGGCAAGACCAAGCGCATCGGCGTACCGTCATTCCAGTTTGTTGCCGAGCGCTATCTCTCCGATGAGTATTCTGCCGAAAAGGCTGCAACTCATTGCGGCATAGAAGCTGCAACCATCGAACGCATTGCCGGCGAACTGGCCCACGCCGCCTTTGAGCAGGCCTTCGAACTGGACGTTGCCTGGACTGATACCCATGGCAACAAACACGACAAGATGACCGGTCGGCCAGTGTCCATGCATGCCATGCGCGGTATCTCGGCCCACTCCAACGGCTTTCATACCTGCCGTTCAATTCACATCCTGCAGATTCTGCTGGGCACCATCGATGTGCCGGGCGGTTTCCTTTACAAGCCGCCATTCCCGAAGGCAGCCCCTCCCGGCCTGAGGCCGGCCGGCAAGGTCGGCGAGGTCAATCCGCTCAAGCCGCTGCCCGGTCCGCCGCTTGGCTTTGTGGCCGGACCTGAAGACCTGCTGGTCAATGACGACGGCTCGCCCCGGCGCATCGACAAGGCCTATTCCTGGGATGCGCCGATTGCCGCCCATGGCCTGATGCACACGGTCATCACCAACGCGGCCAACAAGGACCCGTATGGTATCGACGTCTTGTTCATGTACATGGCGAACATGGGCTGGAACTCCTCCATGAATACCACCGGTATCATGGAGCACCTGACCAAAATTGATGAAGAGACCGGGGACTATGTGATCCCGAAATTCATCTATTCGGATGCTTATTACTCAGAGACCGTGGCCTATGCCGACCTGATCCTGCCGGACACGACCTATCTGGAACGCTGGGACTGTATCTCCATGCTGGACCGGCCCATTTCGGAACCCCATGGTCCGGCTGATTCAATTCGCCGGCCTGTCGTTGAGCCGGACCGCGATGTACGGCCGTTCCAGACAGTGATGCTGGATCTCGGTGCCCGGCTGGGTTTGCCGGGTATGGTCAAGGAAGACATGACGCCGAAATACCCCGGCGGTTATTCTGACTATATTGTCAACCACGAGCGCGGCCCGGGCATTGGTCCGCTGGCCGGATTCAGGGGCGCAGACGGCAGCAAGCAGGGCACCGGCGAAGTCAATCCGAACCAGCTTGACGACTACATCAAGAACGGCTGTTTCTGGAAGTACGAGTTGCCGGAACACATGCGCTACTACCGCATGGCCAACAAGGATTACCTGGAATGGGCGCAGGGCTTCGGCTTCAACCCCAATGCCAACCAGATCATGTTCAGCCTGTATTCCGAAACCATGCAGAAGTTCCGCCAGGCCGCGCGCGGCCATGGCGACGTCGTGCCGCCGCAGGTGCACCGCCGTCGTGTGGAGTCGTTCTTCGACCCGGTGCCGATGTGGTATGCGCCGTTTGAAGAAGCCATGACCGATGCCCGCGAATTCCCAATGCACGCCATCACCCAGCGGCCCATGGCGATGTACCATTCATGGGGTTCGCAGAACGCCTGGCTGCGCCAGATTCTGGGCCGCAACTGGCTCTACATGGAGCGTGGCCGGGCCAAGAAACTCGGTATGAAGGACGGCGACTGGGTGCATGTCACCAGCCACCACGGCCGCATCAAGGTGCAGCTGAAACTGATGGACGGGGTCAACCCGGACACCGTGTGGACCTGGAATGCCATCGGCAAGCGGTCGGGGGCCTGGAACCTTGACAAGAATGCGCCGGAAGCCAAGAAGGGTTTCCTGCTCAACCACATCATCTCCGACCTGTTGCCGGCACGCGGCGACGGTTACCGCTATTCCAATTCCGATCCGGTAACCGGGCAGGCGGCGTGGTACGACCTTCGGGTGCGCGTTGAAAAGGCGGACGGCGCGGAAATGACGGAACCGCAATTTGAGGCCACCAAGCGGCCGCCGGGCCTGTTCAAGGCGGCCATGAAAATCGGCTCGCGGGCGCTGCGGGGAGCCAGGTCATGA
- a CDS encoding DmsC/YnfH family molybdoenzyme membrane anchor subunit: protein MHPAYSVILFTTASGAGYGLLALLGLTGASHGSASDFWFGTVSMLLALGLITVGLLSSTFHLGHPERAWRAFSQWRSSWLSREGVLAVATYIPACLFGLLWVLPDSNESLLMVLGILTAILAMVTVVCTAMIYASLATIRAWRHWMVVPVYLIFSIATGAVLLFALASVFGRSGIPALGVITIVALVLAAIAKLVYWASIDNMKPIYTMGDATGLGSDVRQWELPHTSENYIQSEMGFRVARKHARKLRMIVGGCLAAALVLVWAAFGFEGDAAPVFAVLAVVLSGIAAIVERWLFFAQAKHVVSLFYGEQSV from the coding sequence ATGCATCCCGCATATTCCGTAATCCTGTTCACCACTGCGTCCGGCGCCGGTTATGGCCTGCTGGCGCTGCTGGGTTTGACCGGTGCCAGTCATGGCAGCGCTTCTGACTTCTGGTTTGGCACCGTGTCCATGCTGTTGGCCCTCGGCCTGATCACCGTCGGGTTGTTGTCATCCACGTTCCACCTTGGTCACCCGGAACGTGCCTGGCGGGCGTTTTCGCAGTGGCGGTCTTCGTGGCTGTCACGCGAAGGCGTGCTGGCAGTGGCCACCTATATTCCCGCCTGCCTGTTCGGATTGCTGTGGGTGTTGCCGGACAGCAATGAAAGCCTGTTGATGGTTCTGGGCATCCTCACGGCCATCCTGGCCATGGTGACGGTGGTGTGCACCGCAATGATCTATGCATCGCTGGCGACAATCCGTGCCTGGCGGCACTGGATGGTGGTGCCGGTCTACCTGATTTTCTCGATTGCCACCGGCGCCGTCTTGCTGTTTGCACTGGCTAGTGTGTTCGGCCGTTCCGGCATTCCCGCACTCGGTGTCATCACCATCGTTGCGCTGGTGTTGGCAGCTATTGCCAAGCTGGTTTACTGGGCCAGTATCGACAATATGAAGCCGATCTACACCATGGGCGATGCCACCGGTCTCGGCAGCGATGTGCGCCAGTGGGAATTGCCGCATACGTCGGAGAACTACATCCAGTCGGAAATGGGTTTCAGGGTTGCGCGCAAGCACGCCCGGAAACTGCGCATGATTGTCGGGGGCTGCCTGGCTGCAGCGCTTGTGCTGGTGTGGGCGGCGTTTGGCTTTGAAGGTGATGCAGCGCCGGTATTTGCCGTGCTCGCGGTCGTATTGTCGGGCATTGCAGCAATCGTCGAGCGCTGGTTGTTTTTTGCGCAGGCAAAGCATGTTGTCTCGCTGTTTTACGGTGAGC
- a CDS encoding VTT domain-containing protein, whose translation MLALLLGGGALVWFLKDGTSALSGDTLAAYIKSWGIWGKLGVVGLMVAHSFIPFPAEFVAIAAGMCFGTVWGTLLTWAGAMIGGLVAFGIARKLGRPFVADMLKPEQLAKIDNGAGITSVPAMIGVRLMPVIAFNLINYGAGLTDVSWWRFTWTMAIGILPLTLLMALLGDQMREPTIADWMALLGASVAMLTIVLLARRIGTRGTSN comes from the coding sequence ATGCTGGCATTGCTGCTGGGCGGCGGCGCACTCGTGTGGTTCCTGAAGGATGGCACCAGTGCTCTTTCTGGCGACACATTGGCGGCCTACATAAAATCCTGGGGTATCTGGGGAAAACTGGGCGTTGTCGGGCTGATGGTGGCGCATTCGTTCATTCCGTTTCCTGCAGAGTTCGTCGCAATCGCGGCCGGCATGTGTTTCGGTACAGTGTGGGGAACGCTGCTGACCTGGGCGGGCGCCATGATCGGCGGGCTTGTAGCTTTCGGGATTGCCCGAAAGCTGGGCCGCCCGTTCGTTGCCGACATGCTGAAGCCCGAACAACTGGCGAAGATCGACAATGGAGCGGGCATAACAAGCGTACCGGCGATGATCGGCGTGAGGCTTATGCCGGTGATCGCCTTCAACCTGATCAATTACGGTGCCGGGCTGACCGATGTCAGCTGGTGGCGTTTCACCTGGACCATGGCAATCGGCATCCTGCCGCTGACACTCCTGATGGCGCTGCTCGGCGACCAGATGCGCGAGCCGACGATCGCCGACTGGATGGCGCTGCTTGGCGCAAGCGTAGCGATGCTGACAATCGTCCTGCTTGCCCGGCGCATTGGCACCCGCGGAACCAGCAACTAG
- a CDS encoding 4Fe-4S dicluster domain-containing protein, which yields MTTLPDTTKPGQKKLGLVIDLDTCVGCQACAVSCKEWNTQGYSAPLTDLEPYGPDPAGAWLNRIHGYETGDGDNARGLHFPRSCLHCETPACVTVCPTGASYKREEDGIVLVNPDTCIGCKLCSWACPYGAREYDQDDGVMKKCTLCVDRIYNENLEPEDRQPACVRACPTGARHFGDLGDENSKVSKLVNARGGFDLLPQMDYKPVNKYLPPRPRRDKAGGVKSTPLETVGKGDGSLAERVFSWIDEVLS from the coding sequence ATGACAACCCTTCCAGATACGACAAAGCCCGGACAGAAGAAGCTCGGCCTGGTCATCGACCTTGATACCTGCGTCGGCTGTCAGGCCTGTGCGGTGTCGTGCAAGGAATGGAACACACAGGGCTACTCGGCGCCGCTCACTGATCTTGAACCTTACGGGCCTGATCCGGCAGGTGCGTGGCTCAACCGCATTCACGGCTACGAAACCGGCGACGGTGACAATGCCCGCGGCCTGCATTTCCCGCGCTCCTGCCTGCATTGCGAAACGCCTGCCTGTGTCACCGTTTGTCCGACGGGTGCCAGTTACAAGCGTGAGGAAGACGGCATCGTGCTGGTCAACCCGGATACCTGCATCGGCTGCAAGCTGTGCTCATGGGCCTGTCCTTACGGCGCGCGCGAGTACGACCAGGACGACGGCGTGATGAAGAAGTGCACATTGTGTGTGGACCGCATCTACAATGAAAACCTGGAACCGGAAGACCGCCAGCCGGCATGCGTGCGGGCGTGTCCTACGGGTGCCCGCCATTTCGGTGATCTGGGGGACGAAAACTCCAAAGTATCAAAGCTGGTCAATGCCCGCGGCGGCTTCGACCTGCTGCCGCAGATGGATTACAAGCCGGTCAACAAGTACCTGCCGCCGCGGCCGCGCCGTGACAAGGCAGGCGGTGTAAAGTCGACACCGCTGGAAACGGTCGGCAAGGGTGACGGCTCGCTGGCAGAGCGCGTCTTTTCCTGGATTGACGAGGTCCTGAGCTAA